One part of the Rhodococcus oxybenzonivorans genome encodes these proteins:
- a CDS encoding 3-oxoacid CoA-transferase subunit A yields the protein MNKQVGSPEEAIAGIEDGSTIMISGFGPPGQPVTLIEALLDAGVTDLTVINNNAGAGGEAIGQLFAAKRVRKVVCSFPKAIGSTIFDELYHAGEIELELVPQGTLAERIRAAGAGIGGFFTRTGYGTELAEGKEVREIDGKGYVFEKPLFADVALVKARAADRFGNLVYRKTGRNFGPVMATAAALTVAEVDEMVPVGDLDPEVIVTPGIFVDRILCDSSLKGH from the coding sequence ATGAACAAGCAGGTCGGAAGTCCTGAAGAGGCGATAGCCGGTATCGAGGACGGATCCACGATCATGATCAGCGGCTTCGGCCCGCCCGGGCAACCGGTGACACTGATCGAGGCACTCCTCGACGCCGGCGTCACAGATCTGACGGTGATCAACAACAACGCCGGCGCCGGCGGCGAGGCCATCGGCCAGCTCTTCGCCGCGAAGCGAGTACGCAAAGTGGTGTGCTCGTTCCCCAAGGCGATCGGCTCGACCATATTCGACGAGCTGTACCACGCGGGCGAGATCGAACTCGAGCTCGTTCCCCAAGGAACGCTCGCCGAACGTATCCGGGCAGCGGGCGCCGGCATCGGCGGATTCTTCACCCGCACCGGATACGGCACCGAACTGGCCGAAGGCAAAGAGGTCCGCGAGATCGACGGCAAGGGCTACGTCTTCGAAAAGCCCCTCTTCGCCGACGTTGCCCTGGTGAAGGCCCGAGCGGCCGACCGGTTCGGCAACCTCGTCTACCGCAAAACGGGCCGCAACTTCGGCCCGGTCATGGCCACTGCAGCGGCACTGACCGTCGCTGAGGTGGACGAGATGGTTCCCGTAGGCGACCTCGATCCGGAAGTAATCGTGACGCCAGGCATTTTCGTCGACCGCATCCTCTGCGACTCTTCCCTGAAGGGACACTGA
- a CDS encoding 3-oxoacid CoA-transferase subunit B, producing MVLSRKDIACRVAQDIPDGSYVNLGIGIPTLVADFIPDGREVILHTENGMLGMGPAAEEGSEDLDLINAGKIYVTESVGASYFHHADSFGMMRGGHLDVCVMGAYQVSTRGDLANWRTDNPAVIPGVGGAMDLAAGARRVFVIMDLFSRAGECKLVQNCTYPLTGPGCVERVYTEIALFETGPDGARVLEIFDGSDLGSLSERTGLELIDGRAS from the coding sequence ATGGTTCTGTCTCGCAAGGACATCGCGTGCCGCGTCGCGCAGGATATCCCCGACGGTTCCTACGTGAACCTCGGAATCGGAATCCCGACTCTGGTAGCCGATTTCATTCCCGATGGACGTGAAGTCATTCTTCATACCGAAAACGGGATGCTCGGCATGGGCCCCGCAGCTGAAGAAGGCAGCGAGGATCTGGATCTCATCAATGCCGGCAAGATCTACGTCACCGAAAGCGTCGGCGCCTCGTACTTCCACCATGCCGACTCCTTCGGGATGATGCGCGGCGGACACCTCGACGTGTGCGTGATGGGCGCCTACCAGGTCTCGACCCGCGGCGACCTCGCGAACTGGCGCACCGACAACCCCGCCGTCATCCCCGGGGTCGGCGGCGCGATGGACCTCGCCGCCGGCGCGCGCCGCGTGTTCGTCATCATGGACCTGTTCTCCCGAGCAGGGGAGTGCAAACTCGTGCAGAACTGCACGTATCCGCTCACCGGACCCGGCTGTGTCGAACGCGTCTACACCGAAATCGCCTTGTTCGAGACGGGCCCGGACGGGGCACGCGTGCTGGAAATTTTCGACGGAAGCGATCTCGGGTCACTGTCAGAGCGCACGGGTCTCGAATTGATCGATGGGCGCGCGTCGTGA
- a CDS encoding 3-hydroxyacyl-CoA dehydrogenase NAD-binding domain-containing protein: MIVEIEETNGVAVLTIDNPPVNMGDTAMRTALAEALDKVAAQSGLVGVVLASAGTHFYAGSDISEFDRPMQAPQLPDVIARIENLGVPVVAALTGLALGGGLELALGCDLRIGDPTTIVGFPEVTLGILPGAGGTVRTARLVGVPSAIDLVGSARRVKADEALSLGLLDEVVPADVLLARAVERAATLGAKNRLVDRPAPVSDETAVEAARAAVSKRARPNVLAAVDVVCTGASLEGREALRRERALFDELRVTDEAANLRYLFFAKRRAAKAVRSRTPAPQISAIGVAGAGTMGAALAGAFAARGYEVIVFDSNRAALDRVADRSGITPTDSIADLGRADLIVDAVFEDMDVKKSLLREVEPHLDDTAVIVSNTSYLDLNEMASVLTVPGRFAGLHFFNPPDRNPLVEIIRTSTTDERTLAVLSAVVTRLGKTPIPAGIGDGFVANRVYADYRMQAEFLVEDGASPAEVDAALIELGFAIGPFAVADMSGLDIAWARRKRLADTRDPRQRYVDIADRLCEAGRLGKKTGAGWYDYPDGAKRGVVDPRVDAITEKARADAGVTARPVTGDEIRDRVLASMVCAAAGLVEAGVAQRASDIDVALTEGFAFPARLGGPVRALAQRDRAEVVSALEAAYRSCPVSFAIAEPAAAGEIPDTIEKILEAVR, from the coding sequence GTGATCGTCGAGATCGAAGAAACCAACGGTGTCGCCGTGCTCACGATCGACAATCCGCCCGTGAACATGGGCGACACCGCGATGCGTACTGCTCTGGCCGAGGCGCTCGATAAGGTGGCTGCTCAAAGTGGACTGGTTGGTGTGGTCCTCGCGTCGGCGGGCACACACTTTTACGCCGGCTCTGATATCTCCGAGTTCGACCGGCCGATGCAGGCCCCGCAACTTCCCGACGTGATCGCCCGGATCGAAAACCTCGGCGTCCCCGTCGTCGCCGCGCTCACCGGTCTCGCGCTCGGTGGTGGGCTGGAACTCGCGCTGGGCTGTGACCTCAGGATCGGCGATCCGACGACGATCGTCGGCTTTCCTGAGGTCACGCTCGGCATCCTGCCCGGTGCGGGCGGCACCGTGCGCACAGCGCGGCTTGTGGGAGTGCCGTCTGCGATCGATTTGGTGGGGTCGGCGCGACGCGTCAAGGCCGACGAGGCGCTCTCGTTGGGACTTCTCGACGAGGTTGTTCCTGCTGACGTACTGCTCGCTCGGGCCGTGGAACGTGCGGCCACTCTGGGAGCCAAGAACCGGCTTGTCGACAGACCGGCGCCCGTGTCCGACGAGACCGCAGTCGAGGCCGCTCGTGCTGCGGTGAGCAAGCGGGCGCGTCCGAACGTGCTCGCGGCCGTCGACGTTGTTTGCACCGGAGCGTCCCTCGAGGGCAGGGAGGCCCTGCGACGCGAGCGTGCCCTTTTCGACGAGTTGCGTGTCACGGATGAGGCAGCGAATCTGAGGTACCTGTTCTTCGCGAAGCGTCGAGCCGCCAAAGCGGTACGCTCCCGCACTCCGGCACCCCAGATCTCGGCGATCGGGGTCGCGGGCGCCGGCACCATGGGCGCCGCGCTCGCCGGGGCTTTCGCCGCCCGCGGGTACGAGGTGATCGTATTCGACAGCAATCGGGCCGCACTTGATCGAGTGGCGGATCGCAGCGGGATCACCCCCACCGACTCGATCGCGGATCTGGGCCGCGCCGATCTGATCGTCGACGCAGTGTTCGAGGACATGGACGTCAAGAAGTCGCTGTTGCGTGAGGTCGAACCACACCTGGACGACACCGCTGTAATCGTCAGTAACACGTCATATCTCGACCTGAACGAGATGGCATCGGTTCTCACCGTGCCCGGGCGGTTTGCCGGTTTGCACTTCTTCAACCCGCCGGACCGCAACCCCCTCGTGGAGATCATTCGCACATCGACGACCGACGAGCGCACGCTCGCGGTGTTGTCGGCCGTCGTTACACGATTGGGTAAGACCCCGATACCTGCTGGCATCGGCGACGGCTTCGTCGCCAATCGCGTATATGCGGACTACCGCATGCAGGCCGAGTTCCTCGTCGAGGACGGCGCATCACCCGCCGAGGTCGACGCGGCGCTGATCGAATTGGGTTTCGCGATCGGCCCCTTCGCGGTAGCCGACATGTCCGGTCTCGATATCGCGTGGGCGCGGCGCAAACGACTGGCCGACACCCGCGACCCGCGGCAGCGGTACGTCGACATCGCGGACCGACTCTGCGAAGCTGGCAGATTGGGCAAGAAGACCGGTGCCGGGTGGTACGACTATCCCGACGGCGCCAAACGCGGTGTCGTCGATCCCCGTGTGGACGCGATTACCGAGAAGGCGCGCGCCGACGCAGGTGTCACCGCCCGGCCCGTGACCGGCGACGAGATCCGCGACCGCGTGCTGGCGTCGATGGTGTGCGCGGCCGCCGGACTGGTCGAAGCCGGCGTTGCCCAGCGCGCCTCCGACATCGATGTCGCACTCACCGAAGGCTTTGCGTTCCCCGCGAGGCTCGGCGGACCGGTACGCGCGCTCGCACAACGAGATCGGGCCGAGGTGGTATCCGCACTGGAAGCGGCGTACCGCTCGTGCCCGGTGTCGTTCGCCATAGCCGAGCCGGCAGCGGCCGGCGAGATACCCGACACAATCGAGAAGATCCTGGAGGCCGTCCGATGA
- a CDS encoding cyclase family protein, giving the protein MTQKEDVAVATPPAQNWGGSTWDGTVDWPQGSTRAYDLAVLLETGMTHHAAHPPFSYALVKKHGEHPYPGGISSAMEMLTMGAHVGTHVDAPGHISLDGCIFGGREVDDKQRSYDGVSVGSVEELPPLIGPGHLVDGERLFGRALTPADGFGAEELEGWFADRRQPEPGSIVVFRTGWMKYWSDSDKYLGIGTGLPGVSLSGARWLSERGVRAVGSDTVNFEHKPSFTTPALNVHVHMLVDCGIPIMESLSLEALAADQVDDFFFVASALRIKGGTGSPIRPLAFVR; this is encoded by the coding sequence ATGACGCAAAAAGAAGATGTCGCAGTGGCGACACCACCTGCCCAGAACTGGGGCGGCAGCACCTGGGACGGCACGGTCGACTGGCCCCAGGGCAGCACCCGCGCATACGACCTCGCCGTTCTGCTCGAGACCGGCATGACCCATCACGCCGCGCATCCGCCGTTCTCGTACGCGCTGGTCAAGAAACACGGCGAGCATCCCTACCCGGGCGGCATCTCGTCCGCGATGGAGATGCTCACGATGGGCGCGCACGTCGGCACCCACGTGGACGCGCCAGGACATATCTCGTTGGACGGATGCATCTTCGGCGGACGGGAAGTCGACGACAAGCAACGATCCTACGACGGGGTTTCCGTCGGATCGGTGGAGGAGCTTCCGCCGCTGATCGGACCGGGCCACCTTGTCGACGGGGAACGTCTGTTCGGTCGAGCGCTGACACCGGCGGACGGATTCGGCGCAGAAGAGCTCGAGGGCTGGTTCGCTGACCGCCGACAGCCGGAACCCGGATCGATCGTCGTCTTCCGCACCGGGTGGATGAAGTACTGGTCCGACAGCGACAAGTACTTAGGGATCGGCACCGGACTGCCAGGCGTCTCGCTCTCCGGTGCCCGTTGGTTATCCGAACGTGGCGTGCGCGCGGTGGGCAGTGACACCGTCAACTTCGAACACAAGCCTAGCTTCACCACACCGGCGCTCAACGTCCACGTGCACATGCTCGTCGACTGCGGCATCCCGATCATGGAGTCACTGTCGCTCGAAGCTCTGGCCGCCGACCAAGTCGACGACTTCTTCTTCGTTGCCTCGGCGCTCCGCATCAAGGGCGGCACAGGTTCCCCTATTCGCCCGCTCGCATTCGTCAGATAG
- a CDS encoding enoyl-CoA hydratase-related protein, with protein sequence MNDAPLLVEHDGHVVWLTLNRPKRLNAMDDLLLEMLESTLKELAQSDTRVIVLRGAGRAFCSGYDIAPDSSEVGYAAERTAIQDRDRLLSNVERFTQIWRQPQPVIAAVHGVCAAGGTQLASLCDITIVADDTKIMASPALPLGGGYISPLWEHLVGPKRAKLMSFDAGRTISGKTAAEWGWAAESVPADEFDEHVRRTAHSIARTPLELLKLKKEAVNRAAETSGLLSYMRMGAETDALLHVTPEVHEYQSWIKEDGIKSAIQRFNADFNAAFNSTEMVNK encoded by the coding sequence ATGAACGACGCACCTCTTCTCGTCGAGCACGACGGCCATGTCGTCTGGCTGACACTTAACCGTCCGAAGCGCCTCAACGCCATGGACGACCTGCTCCTCGAGATGCTCGAATCCACGTTGAAAGAGCTCGCGCAGAGCGATACACGGGTCATCGTGCTTCGCGGAGCCGGACGTGCCTTCTGCTCGGGTTATGACATCGCCCCCGATTCCTCCGAGGTCGGCTATGCCGCCGAGCGCACCGCCATCCAGGACCGCGATCGCCTGCTGTCGAACGTCGAACGATTCACCCAGATCTGGCGCCAGCCTCAGCCCGTCATCGCGGCCGTGCACGGGGTCTGCGCTGCGGGAGGAACCCAGCTCGCATCCCTCTGCGACATCACGATCGTCGCCGACGACACCAAGATCATGGCCTCACCGGCGTTGCCGCTCGGTGGCGGCTACATCTCGCCGCTGTGGGAACACCTCGTCGGCCCCAAGCGCGCCAAGCTGATGAGCTTCGACGCCGGACGCACGATCAGCGGCAAGACAGCGGCCGAATGGGGGTGGGCCGCAGAATCGGTTCCCGCCGACGAGTTTGACGAGCACGTACGCCGCACCGCGCATTCCATTGCCCGCACCCCGCTCGAGCTCCTCAAGCTCAAGAAGGAAGCGGTGAACCGCGCCGCCGAGACGTCCGGTCTGCTCAGCTACATGCGGATGGGCGCCGAGACCGATGCTCTGCTGCATGTGACCCCCGAAGTGCACGAGTATCAGTCCTGGATCAAGGAGGACGGCATCAAAAGCGCCATCCAGCGATTCAACGCCGACTTCAATGCCGCCTTCAACTCAACGGAAATGGTGAACAAATAG
- a CDS encoding acetyl-CoA C-acetyltransferase, which translates to MPEAVIVAIARSPIGRAGKGSLVDIRGDDLAAQMVGAALAQIPELDPRDVDDLMLGCGWPGGEQGFNIARSVAVRLGYDAIPGTTVNRYCASSVQTTRMALHAIRAGEGDVFISAGVEQVSRAAQGSPDSFPDTHNPFFTDAERRTEELAAGGRTWSDPRAWGMQPDVYMSMGQTAENVAQFTGIKREEQDRWAVRSQNLAEQHIATGHFAREITPVTLPDGTVVDTDDSPRPGTTYDKIGGLKPVFRPDGSVTAGNACPLNDGAAAAVIMSDTKAKELGLTPLARIVSTGVSGLSPEIMGLGPVEASRRALATAGLTTDDIDLVEINEAFAVQVIASARDLKIDEDKLNVAGGAIALGHPFGMTGLRITATLLNNLTARDGTLGLETMCVGGGQGMAMVIERLS; encoded by the coding sequence GTGCCTGAGGCAGTCATCGTCGCCATCGCCCGCTCGCCGATCGGCCGCGCCGGAAAGGGGTCGCTCGTCGACATCCGCGGCGACGACCTTGCCGCTCAGATGGTGGGTGCGGCGCTGGCGCAGATCCCGGAACTCGACCCCCGCGACGTCGACGATCTCATGCTGGGATGCGGATGGCCCGGAGGTGAGCAGGGTTTCAACATTGCTCGCAGCGTCGCTGTCCGGTTGGGGTATGACGCGATACCGGGAACCACGGTCAACCGGTACTGCGCCTCGTCCGTGCAGACCACGCGCATGGCGCTGCACGCCATCAGGGCGGGCGAGGGGGATGTATTCATCTCCGCAGGAGTTGAACAGGTCTCCCGCGCAGCCCAGGGAAGCCCTGATTCCTTCCCGGACACGCACAATCCGTTCTTCACCGATGCTGAGCGGCGGACCGAGGAGCTCGCGGCCGGAGGGCGGACATGGAGCGATCCTCGCGCCTGGGGCATGCAACCCGATGTCTACATGTCGATGGGGCAAACCGCGGAGAACGTGGCTCAGTTCACCGGTATCAAGCGTGAAGAACAGGACCGCTGGGCAGTGCGAAGCCAGAACCTCGCCGAGCAACACATCGCCACAGGTCATTTCGCCCGCGAAATCACCCCGGTGACGTTGCCCGACGGCACCGTGGTCGACACCGACGACAGCCCTCGGCCTGGGACCACCTACGATAAAATTGGTGGGCTGAAGCCCGTCTTCCGACCAGACGGAAGCGTTACCGCCGGCAACGCCTGCCCCCTGAACGACGGCGCTGCCGCAGCGGTAATCATGTCCGATACGAAGGCGAAAGAACTCGGACTGACGCCGCTCGCGCGGATCGTCTCAACCGGTGTATCCGGGTTGTCCCCCGAGATCATGGGACTCGGACCGGTTGAAGCATCGCGGCGTGCCCTGGCAACAGCAGGACTGACCACCGACGATATCGACCTCGTCGAGATCAACGAGGCATTCGCCGTCCAGGTGATCGCGTCCGCACGTGATCTGAAGATCGACGAAGACAAACTCAACGTGGCAGGCGGTGCCATCGCGCTGGGTCATCCGTTCGGGATGACCGGCTTGCGGATCACCGCGACACTACTGAACAACCTGACCGCACGCGACGGAACCTTGGGACTCGAAACGATGTGCGTCGGTGGTGGGCAGGGGATGGCGATGGTTATCGAGCGACTGTCGTAA